One part of the Thermoanaerobacterium sp. CMT5567-10 genome encodes these proteins:
- a CDS encoding alpha-N-arabinofuranosidase, which yields MLAKIVINTDIKKGKISKNIYGHFAEHLGRCIYGGFWVGKDSEIHNIDGIRKDVVEALKKIKIPVLRWPGGCFADEYHWKDGIGPYESRPKMINVYWGGVIENNHFGTHEFFELCNLLNAEPYICGNVGSGTVQEIREWIEYMTFDGESPMANLRTSNGRKEPWKLKYFGVGNESWGCGGNMRPEYYADVYRRYSTYVRNFSGNKIFKIACGPNVDDYNWTEVLMREAGKYMDGLSLHYYTVPGTWERKGSATDFDEEEWFITMKKALHMDELITKHSTIMDKYDSEKRVALVVDEWGTWYDVEPGTNPGFLYQQNTMRDALVAGIHFNIFNKHCDRVKIANIAQTINVLQAVILTDGAKMVLTPTYHVFDMYKVHQDAELLDFNIDTPEYNINSKESIPQVTATVSSDDSGRIHISLCNLNPEESVTVECELRGANVSKVTGTILTADEMNAHNTFDNPNKVVPKEFDEIKIAENRIVMTMPKMAVIGVEASNE from the coding sequence ATGTTAGCAAAAATCGTTATCAATACAGACATCAAAAAAGGCAAAATCAGCAAAAATATCTACGGCCATTTTGCAGAGCATTTAGGAAGATGTATTTATGGTGGTTTTTGGGTTGGAAAAGATTCGGAAATCCACAATATAGATGGGATTAGGAAAGATGTCGTTGAAGCATTAAAAAAGATTAAGATACCTGTATTGAGATGGCCTGGTGGATGTTTTGCAGATGAATATCACTGGAAAGATGGCATAGGCCCTTATGAATCAAGACCTAAGATGATCAATGTATATTGGGGTGGTGTAATCGAAAACAATCATTTTGGAACACATGAGTTTTTTGAATTATGTAATCTTTTAAATGCAGAGCCATATATTTGTGGCAATGTTGGAAGTGGCACAGTTCAAGAGATAAGAGAATGGATAGAGTACATGACATTTGATGGAGAATCGCCAATGGCAAATTTGAGAACCTCAAATGGAAGAAAAGAACCGTGGAAGCTTAAATACTTTGGTGTTGGCAATGAAAGCTGGGGCTGCGGTGGTAATATGCGTCCAGAATATTATGCTGATGTATATAGAAGATATTCCACATATGTCAGGAATTTTAGCGGTAATAAAATATTTAAAATTGCTTGTGGACCTAATGTAGACGATTATAATTGGACAGAAGTGTTGATGAGAGAAGCTGGCAAGTACATGGATGGCCTAAGTTTGCATTACTATACAGTACCAGGCACATGGGAAAGAAAAGGCTCAGCTACAGATTTTGATGAAGAAGAATGGTTTATCACCATGAAGAAAGCCTTGCACATGGATGAATTAATAACAAAACATTCCACTATTATGGATAAATATGATTCTGAAAAAAGAGTTGCATTAGTTGTAGACGAATGGGGTACATGGTATGATGTAGAACCAGGCACAAATCCTGGATTCTTGTATCAACAAAATACAATGAGAGATGCTTTGGTTGCAGGCATTCACTTTAACATATTTAATAAACATTGCGATAGAGTCAAAATTGCTAATATAGCACAGACTATAAATGTTTTACAAGCAGTAATTCTTACAGATGGAGCTAAAATGGTACTTACACCAACATATCATGTATTTGACATGTATAAAGTTCATCAAGATGCAGAATTATTAGATTTTAATATTGATACGCCTGAATATAATATAAATTCGAAAGAAAGCATTCCTCAGGTAACAGCAACTGTTTCTTCTGATGATAGTGGAAGAATTCATATTTCTCTATGCAATCTAAATCCTGAAGAATCAGTAACAGTGGAATGTGAACTTAGAGGAGCGAATGTAAGCAAAGTAACAGGTACAATTTTAACTGCTGATGAAATGAATGCGCATAATACTTTTGACAATCCTAATAAAGTTGTACCAAAAGAATTTGACGAAATTAAAATTGCTGAAAATAGGATAGTCATGACAATGCCTAAGATGGCTGTTATAGGGGTAGAAGCAAGCAATGAGTAA
- a CDS encoding ABC transporter permease, whose protein sequence is MTDLQNSVEINGFKSKLQKYLEKPIARNILPVIGLIAVLIVFTILTSGKIISPLNITLLLDGVYVLMIASIGVFFIMTMGCLDFSQGSILGIASIVFSYLSGFNILLAIIGAIIAGALIGTINGFFHVKRKIPSFIVTICTMFLFRGFIAYLTTNSPVYAVSDILNYNTVLVKLISTVVILLLAFLVFHFTKLGIYLKAIGAGEIGSRFAGVDVDKIKWLMYIVAGMITGFAAFINVIEVGSVTASGGSMFETEILIALVLGGLPITGGVMARFSNIITGVLTYKVLSAGLNMIGLTTQTQQLIEGVIFLLVVALFSDRKSLHIIK, encoded by the coding sequence ATGACTGACTTGCAAAATAGTGTTGAAATTAATGGTTTTAAAAGTAAATTACAGAAGTATTTAGAGAAACCAATTGCACGAAATATTTTGCCGGTAATTGGGCTTATAGCTGTATTAATCGTTTTTACAATATTAACAAGTGGAAAGATTATAAGTCCATTAAATATAACATTATTGCTTGATGGAGTATATGTATTAATGATTGCCTCAATTGGAGTATTTTTTATCATGACTATGGGTTGTTTAGATTTTTCTCAAGGTTCTATACTTGGAATTGCATCGATAGTATTTTCTTATCTATCTGGTTTTAATATTTTATTGGCTATTATAGGTGCAATAATTGCAGGTGCACTTATTGGAACAATAAATGGTTTTTTTCATGTGAAGCGTAAAATACCTTCATTTATTGTCACAATATGTACAATGTTTTTATTTCGTGGGTTTATTGCGTATTTAACGACAAATTCTCCTGTTTATGCAGTGAGTGACATTTTAAATTATAATACGGTATTAGTTAAATTAATATCAACAGTGGTAATTCTATTGCTTGCTTTCTTAGTTTTTCATTTTACGAAACTAGGAATTTATTTAAAAGCGATTGGTGCGGGAGAAATTGGTTCAAGATTTGCAGGAGTGGATGTTGATAAGATTAAGTGGTTAATGTATATAGTAGCTGGAATGATTACAGGATTTGCAGCATTCATAAATGTTATTGAGGTTGGTTCTGTAACAGCATCAGGTGGTAGCATGTTTGAAACGGAAATTTTAATTGCCTTAGTTTTAGGTGGATTACCAATTACAGGAGGTGTGATGGCACGTTTTTCCAACATTATCACAGGTGTGCTGACATACAAAGTATTATCTGCAGGACTGAATATGATAGGTCTTACAACTCAGACTCAACAGTTAATAGAAGGTGTTATATTTTTGTTAGTTGTGGCGTTGTTTAGCGATAGAAAATCATTGCATATTATTAAATAA
- a CDS encoding ABC transporter permease, protein MDNAEFVKKKSIEVYFRKYFGVLLLIFLTIIFWLIFKIISPNNFGTPGRLLSYLQSSLIYAVGGCGLYFIVAMGLWDFSIGANLVLSSILACYFSQQYGYLGLILVPIVSGTLIGLLNGIVYINFHIPSMIVTVGLSLIYESLSVFATHGQEQILGPNYRAFGMYPYNVILAVCAFIFVSLVIKYTKMGTYMYAIGSNEYLAKNMGVDVNKFKVLSFVICGFLVGIMSILNISYGTSMTAASGMSSMSMNFTPLMGTFFGMSFRKYGTPVIAIIIGEFIISLIFNGFVAIGAPTTIQKVVTGIALLLIVTITTKPVRGIVVK, encoded by the coding sequence ATGGATAATGCTGAATTTGTCAAAAAGAAAAGCATTGAAGTATATTTCAGAAAGTATTTTGGTGTTTTATTGTTAATATTTCTTACAATAATATTTTGGCTTATTTTTAAAATAATTTCGCCAAATAATTTTGGAACTCCAGGAAGACTTTTATCATATTTGCAATCAAGTTTAATTTATGCGGTTGGTGGATGTGGCTTATATTTCATTGTTGCTATGGGATTATGGGATTTTAGCATTGGTGCTAACCTTGTTTTATCGTCGATATTGGCATGCTATTTTTCTCAACAGTATGGATATCTAGGATTAATTTTGGTACCCATTGTTAGTGGGACATTGATAGGTTTATTGAATGGTATTGTTTATATAAATTTTCATATACCTTCAATGATAGTTACTGTTGGACTTTCACTTATATATGAAAGTTTAAGTGTGTTTGCGACACATGGACAAGAACAGATTTTGGGTCCAAATTATCGTGCTTTTGGTATGTATCCATATAATGTAATTTTGGCAGTATGTGCTTTTATATTTGTGAGTTTGGTTATTAAATACACTAAAATGGGAACTTATATGTATGCAATAGGTAGCAATGAATATTTAGCTAAAAATATGGGCGTAGATGTAAATAAATTTAAAGTATTATCGTTTGTAATATGCGGTTTTTTAGTCGGGATTATGAGCATTCTAAATATCAGTTATGGAACTTCTATGACTGCTGCATCCGGTATGTCATCTATGAGCATGAATTTTACACCTTTAATGGGAACTTTTTTTGGAATGTCTTTTAGGAAATATGGAACGCCTGTAATAGCTATCATAATTGGTGAATTTATAATTTCACTAATTTTTAACGGATTTGTCGCTATTGGTGCTCCAACTACAATTCAAAAGGTTGTTACAGGAATAGCTTTGTTGTTGATAGTTACAATTACTACAAAACCAGTTAGAGGCATTGTCGTCAAGTGA
- a CDS encoding ABC transporter substrate-binding protein: protein MKKFLSFLLVITLLMTTMLAGCGQKSPSSSANQGNSSNANSSTNTTTDLTLWTFVGLHAQMYNAAAKRWNETYPNQKINLKVVTYPYEDMHNKLLVALQSGVGVPDIADVELGRFPQFLKGTPQLADLTDLVAQDKDKYIESRLELYSKDGKLYGLPTHGGAVMAFYNKDILDKAGIDPSTIKTWDDFIAAGKIVKEKTGKPMLAVSQTAMWEFNTMIGQQGSDYFDQDGNVILDNDTNIKTLQFLHDMIYKDQIAVIPPGGQPDTTQAYGWIDKGNVAAVVMPFWFMSRFVSYMKDLKGKIIVEPAPIWKDENKYPTVGQGGTGTVVPSAGKHVDIAKKFLAFAKETKEANLEIWNTLGFDPPRWDVWPQLATDPGDNQYTQYFVNGKDIFKILYDSTKGNIVSLRSTQLSVTANDLMANQVLYKVLKANSATAEQALKAAANELRKDKNSGQ from the coding sequence ATGAAAAAATTTCTAAGCTTTTTACTTGTAATTACTTTGCTTATGACAACAATGCTAGCTGGATGCGGACAGAAAAGTCCATCATCGTCCGCTAACCAAGGCAACAGTAGTAATGCTAATAGTAGTACAAATACAACTACAGATTTGACATTATGGACTTTTGTCGGTTTACATGCGCAAATGTATAACGCAGCTGCAAAAAGATGGAATGAAACATATCCAAATCAAAAGATTAATTTAAAAGTAGTAACATATCCGTATGAAGATATGCATAATAAGTTGTTGGTAGCATTACAATCAGGTGTTGGAGTACCAGATATTGCTGATGTTGAACTGGGAAGATTTCCTCAGTTTTTAAAAGGGACACCTCAATTAGCAGATCTAACAGATTTGGTAGCTCAAGATAAAGACAAGTACATTGAGTCAAGATTGGAATTATACAGCAAAGACGGAAAGCTTTATGGTTTGCCTACACATGGTGGTGCAGTAATGGCATTTTATAATAAGGATATTCTTGATAAAGCTGGCATTGATCCTAGTACAATAAAGACTTGGGACGATTTTATTGCTGCGGGTAAGATAGTTAAAGAAAAAACGGGGAAACCTATGTTGGCTGTTTCTCAAACTGCAATGTGGGAATTTAACACAATGATTGGTCAACAAGGTTCTGATTACTTTGATCAAGACGGGAATGTAATTTTAGATAATGATACTAACATTAAAACGTTACAATTTCTACATGACATGATTTACAAAGATCAGATAGCAGTTATACCTCCTGGAGGTCAACCAGATACTACCCAAGCATATGGTTGGATTGACAAAGGAAATGTTGCAGCAGTTGTTATGCCTTTCTGGTTTATGAGCAGATTTGTTAGTTATATGAAAGATTTAAAAGGAAAGATAATAGTCGAACCAGCTCCAATCTGGAAAGATGAGAATAAATATCCGACAGTAGGTCAAGGTGGTACAGGCACAGTAGTTCCATCAGCAGGTAAGCATGTAGATATAGCTAAAAAGTTTTTAGCGTTTGCAAAAGAAACGAAAGAGGCTAATTTGGAGATTTGGAACACATTAGGATTTGATCCACCACGTTGGGACGTATGGCCGCAATTGGCAACCGATCCCGGAGATAATCAATATACACAATATTTTGTTAACGGGAAAGATATATTTAAAATCTTGTATGATTCAACTAAAGGAAATATAGTGTCATTGAGAAGTACCCAATTAAGTGTTACTGCTAATGATCTAATGGCAAATCAAGTTTTATATAAAGTTTTAAAAGCAAATAGTGCTACGGCTGAACAAGCTTTAAAAGCAGCTGCCAATGAATTAAGAAAGGATAAAAATAGTGGTCAATAA
- a CDS encoding sugar ABC transporter ATP-binding protein, with the protein MKEEILRVEKLNKYFGSNHVVKDATLSFKKGEIHGLIGENGSGKSTLVSMIAGIYEINSGKVFLEGREIKARSLVEANRNGISIIVQEAGTILGLTVAENIFLGNEEKFIKHGIKNIVSMNREAQGLLEKYECSNINATDLIDKYNFEERKLIEIIKAIYIGPKVFIVDETTTALSQNGRELLYKQMTRIKEEGNTVIFITHDLDELIRWTDRITVMRDGVVVDTVDSGSVTEDDIKRLMVGRELSGHYYRTDYEKPVFKETVLKLSNVTVPEQINNISFELHRGEILGIGGLSECGMHEVGKAIFGASFNRSGDVILGNGVKINSIEVAIRNGIAYVSKDRDNESLIVNDTISDNICITSLDDLKEHNIIFNSKLNKFANKYAEVLSVKMENVNQLVSDLSGGNKQKVALARWIAKNSEIFILDSPTRGIDVKVKADIYELMTEMKKQGKSILLISEEILELIGMCDRILIMKDGEINGEFMRDINLTEEDLIMKMI; encoded by the coding sequence TTGAAAGAAGAAATTTTAAGGGTAGAAAAATTAAATAAATATTTTGGTAGTAATCATGTTGTAAAAGATGCTACTTTGTCATTTAAAAAAGGAGAGATACATGGTCTAATTGGGGAAAATGGTTCTGGAAAATCTACGTTAGTTTCTATGATAGCTGGTATTTATGAAATAAATAGTGGAAAAGTTTTTTTGGAAGGCAGAGAAATTAAGGCAAGATCACTTGTTGAAGCAAATAGAAATGGTATCTCAATAATAGTTCAAGAAGCTGGTACAATATTAGGTTTAACTGTAGCAGAAAATATTTTTTTAGGTAATGAAGAAAAATTTATAAAACATGGCATTAAAAATATCGTTTCTATGAACAGAGAAGCACAAGGATTGTTGGAAAAATACGAATGTAGTAACATAAATGCGACAGATTTAATCGATAAATATAATTTTGAAGAGCGAAAACTTATAGAAATAATTAAAGCAATATATATTGGACCAAAAGTTTTTATTGTTGATGAAACAACTACTGCTTTGAGCCAAAATGGCCGTGAACTATTATATAAGCAGATGACACGAATAAAAGAAGAGGGAAATACTGTTATTTTTATTACTCATGATTTAGATGAATTAATCAGATGGACTGATCGCATTACTGTAATGCGTGATGGTGTAGTTGTTGACACGGTAGATAGTGGTTCGGTTACTGAAGATGATATAAAAAGGCTAATGGTAGGAAGAGAATTAAGCGGACATTATTATCGCACAGATTACGAAAAACCTGTATTTAAAGAAACAGTATTAAAATTAAGCAATGTAACCGTACCAGAACAAATCAATAATATTAGCTTTGAATTACACAGAGGAGAAATACTCGGAATTGGTGGACTTAGTGAATGTGGAATGCATGAGGTAGGTAAGGCAATTTTTGGAGCATCATTTAATAGATCTGGTGATGTTATTCTTGGTAATGGAGTCAAAATTAACTCTATTGAAGTTGCCATAAGAAACGGTATTGCTTATGTCTCAAAGGATAGGGATAATGAATCTCTTATAGTTAATGATACAATTTCAGATAATATTTGCATTACATCATTAGATGATTTAAAAGAGCATAACATAATATTTAATAGTAAACTTAATAAATTTGCTAATAAATACGCAGAGGTATTAAGTGTAAAAATGGAAAATGTAAACCAGTTGGTATCTGACCTATCTGGTGGCAATAAACAGAAAGTTGCTTTGGCAAGGTGGATTGCAAAAAATTCTGAAATATTTATATTAGATAGCCCTACTAGGGGTATTGATGTTAAAGTAAAAGCTGATATTTATGAACTGATGACTGAGATGAAAAAACAAGGAAAGTCAATACTTCTAATTTCCGAAGAAATCTTAGAATTAATTGGTATGTGCGACAGAATTTTAATAATGAAGGATGGAGAAATCAACGGCGAATTTATGAGAGATATTAATTTGACAGAAGAAGATTTAATAATGAAAATGATTTAA
- a CDS encoding sugar ABC transporter substrate-binding protein: MKKIIASILVLAMLFSLSACGNTNSNKTAQNNSTNSSGSTTSNSNSNNKKIKIGVSIWSSTDVLGSQCKKMLDEAANALGIELMYVDQGHISEKVTASVKTLAAAGCQGIIICNSADSEMASAIQTADQYHVYLAQFFRMISKDRSPQIYEQAQKSKYFVGAVHEDEVVNGYNLVNILINKGKRFIGLIGWNPGDATFLLRWEGYKKAVAQWNQNHPDDKVFMTQPVYAGTTADGGASSATSLMNSYPKMDALIVAGGGGDPLVGALNAIKNAGKTGKIGVVSTDFLPDLGQELQSGAMTAESGGHFADPLFALMMVYNAIRGNYVKPDNSFYEIKFPYLYVSSPSEYNDYQKYFVDSLPYNTEELKAMANDSFQQLAEQALNLSIDDVKKRHGGQ, translated from the coding sequence ATGAAAAAAATTATTGCTTCAATTTTAGTTCTTGCAATGTTATTTTCATTAAGCGCATGTGGCAATACTAACTCAAACAAGACAGCACAAAATAATAGCACTAATAGCAGTGGTTCAACAACATCAAATTCAAACTCTAATAATAAAAAGATTAAAATTGGTGTATCTATTTGGAGCTCAACAGACGTTCTTGGTAGTCAATGCAAAAAAATGCTTGATGAGGCAGCAAATGCACTTGGAATAGAATTGATGTATGTGGATCAGGGACATATTTCTGAAAAGGTCACAGCCAGTGTCAAGACATTAGCTGCTGCCGGATGCCAAGGTATAATAATTTGCAACTCCGCTGATTCAGAAATGGCATCAGCAATTCAAACTGCCGATCAATATCATGTGTATCTTGCACAATTTTTCCGTATGATCAGCAAAGATAGGAGTCCGCAAATATATGAACAAGCACAAAAGTCTAAATATTTTGTTGGTGCAGTCCATGAGGACGAAGTTGTTAACGGATATAATCTTGTAAATATCTTAATAAACAAAGGTAAAAGATTTATAGGATTAATAGGATGGAATCCAGGAGATGCTACATTCCTCTTGAGATGGGAGGGTTATAAAAAGGCTGTTGCTCAATGGAATCAAAACCATCCAGATGATAAAGTTTTCATGACACAACCTGTATACGCGGGTACTACCGCTGATGGTGGTGCATCTTCAGCTACTTCATTAATGAACTCATATCCAAAGATGGATGCATTGATTGTTGCAGGCGGTGGAGGAGATCCTCTAGTTGGCGCATTAAATGCCATAAAAAATGCTGGGAAGACCGGGAAAATAGGTGTTGTTTCTACAGACTTTTTGCCTGACTTAGGACAAGAATTACAAAGTGGTGCAATGACTGCTGAATCAGGTGGTCACTTTGCAGATCCATTATTTGCTCTTATGATGGTATACAATGCAATAAGAGGTAATTATGTAAAACCTGATAATAGTTTTTACGAGATAAAGTTCCCGTATCTATATGTTTCATCTCCAAGTGAATACAACGATTATCAGAAATATTTTGTAGACAGTTTGCCTTACAATACTGAAGAGCTAAAAGCAATGGCAAATGATTCATTCCAGCAATTAGCTGAGCAAGCATTGAATTTGTCTATAGATGATGTAAAGAAACGTCATGGTGGACAGTAA
- the yicI gene encoding alpha-xylosidase, which translates to MKFTDGNWLVRKEYNIFGATEVNDYEISSNSVILYVPTFHVNSRGNSLGGPLLTVEISSPMEDVISVKLYHFKGKTKKSPKFEINIKDDVEVDIKEGDGYIAFTSGNLTAMIKTEGDWSIDFFIGDKRITGTGFKNMAYITSQNGETYVREQLDLGVDEYVYGLGERFTPFIKNGQQVDIWNRDGGTSSEQAYKNIPFYVTNKGYGVFINDTGLVSYEIASERVSKVQFSVMDEEMEYFIIGGGTIKNVLINYTSLTGKPSLPPPWSFGLWLTTSFLTNYDEKTVSFFIDEILRRDIPLSVFHFDCFWMKEFQWCDFEWDSRYFPDPENMLKRLKERGVRISVWINPYIAQKSKLFDEAAEKGYLLKKANGDVWQWDLWQPGMGIVDFTNPHASQWFSSKLEKLIDMGVDCFKTDFGERIPTDVVYYDGSDPEKMHNYYTFLYNKVVYNTLAKKLGKDKAIVFARSATAGSQQFPVHWGGDCNATYESMAESLRGGLSLSMSGFAFWSHDIAGFESTATPDIYKRWTAFGLLSSHSRLHGNAAYKVPWLYGEEAVDVLRYFTKLKNKLMPYLYSKAYEASATGVPVMRPMVVEFLDDPTCAYIDKQYMLGDSLLVAPIFNEEGIAKYYLPKGKWTNYLNSTVVNGQQWIQEKHGYMSIPLMVRPNTIIATGNIDSRPDYDYLDNVTFEIFQLEDGLEVSTIVYGINGEDQVTVTAKKEGNLIVVNVDGAEKPWNVLLRGIYNVKKVIGASYGEDEFGTRIKPEKNSSEISIILL; encoded by the coding sequence ATGAAATTTACAGATGGAAATTGGCTTGTGAGGAAAGAATACAACATTTTTGGAGCTACTGAAGTAAATGATTATGAGATTAGTAGTAATAGCGTAATTTTATATGTACCTACATTTCATGTAAACAGTAGAGGAAATTCATTAGGTGGTCCTCTTTTGACTGTAGAAATAAGCTCGCCGATGGAAGATGTGATTAGTGTTAAATTATATCATTTTAAAGGCAAGACAAAAAAGAGTCCTAAATTTGAAATAAACATAAAAGATGACGTAGAAGTAGATATAAAAGAAGGTGATGGCTATATTGCTTTTACAAGCGGAAATCTTACGGCGATGATAAAAACTGAAGGAGATTGGTCAATTGATTTTTTCATAGGTGATAAGCGCATTACTGGTACAGGTTTTAAGAACATGGCATATATAACATCGCAAAATGGAGAGACTTACGTAAGGGAACAATTAGACTTAGGTGTTGATGAATATGTATATGGCTTAGGCGAGAGGTTTACGCCTTTTATTAAAAATGGTCAACAGGTAGATATATGGAATAGGGATGGTGGTACCAGCAGTGAACAAGCGTATAAAAACATACCTTTCTATGTGACAAACAAAGGATATGGTGTGTTTATCAATGATACTGGACTCGTATCATACGAGATAGCTTCTGAGAGAGTATCTAAAGTGCAATTTAGCGTAATGGATGAAGAGATGGAATATTTTATAATAGGAGGAGGAACCATAAAAAACGTACTTATAAATTATACTTCTCTAACAGGGAAGCCATCATTGCCTCCTCCATGGTCATTTGGATTGTGGCTTACAACATCTTTTTTAACAAATTATGATGAGAAGACGGTTAGCTTTTTCATAGATGAAATTCTAAGGAGGGACATACCACTTAGTGTATTTCACTTTGATTGTTTTTGGATGAAAGAATTTCAGTGGTGTGATTTTGAATGGGACTCAAGATACTTTCCTGATCCTGAAAATATGTTAAAAAGGTTAAAGGAAAGAGGTGTTAGGATATCTGTATGGATAAATCCATATATAGCCCAAAAGTCGAAACTTTTTGATGAAGCAGCAGAAAAGGGCTATCTTCTGAAAAAGGCAAATGGGGATGTCTGGCAATGGGATCTATGGCAGCCTGGAATGGGAATAGTTGATTTCACAAATCCTCATGCGAGCCAATGGTTTTCATCAAAATTAGAAAAACTTATTGACATGGGAGTAGACTGTTTTAAGACAGACTTTGGTGAAAGAATACCAACAGATGTTGTATATTACGATGGCTCTGATCCTGAAAAAATGCACAACTATTATACATTTTTATACAATAAAGTAGTTTATAATACACTTGCTAAAAAACTTGGGAAAGATAAAGCAATTGTTTTTGCAAGATCGGCAACGGCAGGCAGTCAACAGTTCCCAGTTCATTGGGGTGGTGACTGTAATGCCACATATGAATCAATGGCAGAAAGCTTACGCGGTGGTCTATCACTAAGCATGTCGGGATTTGCTTTTTGGAGTCATGACATAGCTGGATTTGAAAGTACAGCCACACCGGATATATATAAACGGTGGACAGCTTTTGGGCTTTTATCATCACATAGTAGACTTCACGGTAATGCAGCATATAAAGTGCCATGGTTATATGGTGAAGAAGCTGTCGATGTTTTAAGGTATTTTACAAAATTGAAAAACAAACTGATGCCATACCTTTATTCAAAAGCTTATGAAGCATCAGCTACTGGAGTGCCTGTCATGAGACCAATGGTTGTGGAATTTTTAGACGATCCAACTTGTGCGTACATTGATAAACAGTATATGCTTGGAGATTCTTTATTAGTCGCTCCAATATTTAACGAAGAAGGAATTGCAAAATACTATTTGCCAAAGGGAAAATGGACTAATTATTTAAATAGCACAGTCGTAAATGGTCAACAATGGATTCAAGAGAAACATGGCTATATGAGCATACCGCTGATGGTTAGACCCAATACGATTATTGCAACAGGAAATATCGATAGTAGACCTGACTATGATTATTTGGACAATGTAACTTTTGAGATATTCCAATTAGAAGATGGTTTAGAGGTATCTACAATAGTTTATGGAATAAACGGAGAAGATCAAGTGACTGTAACTGCTAAAAAAGAAGGAAATTTAATTGTAGTAAATGTAGATGGTGCCGAAAAACCTTGGAATGTATTGCTGAGAGGAATTTATAATGTAAAAAAAGTAATAGGTGCCTCATATGGTGAAGATGAGTTTGGAACACGTATAAAACCTGAAAAAAACAGTTCAGAAATAAGCATTATATTGTTGTAG